The following coding sequences are from one Polyangiaceae bacterium window:
- a CDS encoding YncE family protein: MAIEIYSTDTDSGVISVIRRNDDGTHVALGQITVGNAPRGSVRFTKYGRGYVSNCGGDTISEIDLANHRETARIKVGPAPRGIGIVPGDQFALVSNSGANSISIVDLNGREEVRQIATGRDPRHMAITPDGSAAYVAIWGSHYVAKFDTRTLVGDSPECNFRKLREVNKIYMADGSHPYSVALHPSGKRLFVANTQSERLAVVELENETIEHEINLRSTGARAVTFSPDGAMAFVTIENTSEIAVIDVARMTIEHRIEVGNGPRGLAIDPPTLKLYASAFTRTNTGLSNTFPNPNALTVIDVREALARKARGAGITSVPVAKGSCSVAILDLAKVQRHAAA; encoded by the coding sequence ATGGCCATTGAGATATATTCGACAGATACGGACTCGGGCGTGATTTCCGTCATTCGACGAAATGACGACGGGACGCATGTCGCGCTCGGGCAAATCACGGTGGGAAATGCGCCGCGTGGCTCGGTACGATTCACCAAGTACGGCCGCGGCTATGTCTCGAACTGCGGCGGAGATACCATCTCGGAAATCGACCTCGCGAACCATCGAGAAACGGCGCGGATCAAGGTCGGCCCCGCGCCTCGAGGGATCGGCATCGTCCCCGGCGATCAATTCGCGCTCGTGTCGAATTCAGGCGCAAACAGCATTTCGATCGTCGACTTGAACGGACGCGAAGAAGTCCGTCAGATTGCGACAGGACGAGATCCGCGGCACATGGCAATCACGCCCGATGGCAGCGCGGCGTATGTTGCAATCTGGGGGTCTCATTATGTGGCCAAGTTCGACACTCGCACGCTCGTCGGCGACTCGCCGGAATGCAATTTCCGCAAGCTGCGCGAGGTCAACAAGATTTATATGGCCGATGGATCGCACCCGTACAGCGTCGCATTGCATCCATCCGGGAAACGATTGTTCGTTGCGAATACGCAATCCGAGCGGCTCGCGGTCGTCGAGCTCGAGAACGAGACCATCGAGCACGAGATCAATCTGCGCTCGACCGGCGCCCGCGCCGTGACGTTTTCGCCGGACGGCGCGATGGCGTTCGTGACCATCGAGAACACGTCCGAGATCGCCGTCATCGACGTCGCTCGCATGACGATCGAGCACCGCATTGAGGTAGGCAACGGGCCGCGGGGACTGGCGATTGACCCGCCGACGTTGAAGCTCTACGCGTCCGCGTTCACTCGGACGAACACGGGGCTGTCGAACACGTTCCCGAATCCAAACGCATTGACGGTGATCGACGTACGGGAAGCGCTTGCACGGAAGGCCCGCGGCGCGGGTATCACGTCGGTGCCGGTAGCAAAGGGCTCGTGCAGCGTCGCGATTTTGGACTTGGCGAAGGTCCAGCGACATGCGGCGGCGTGA
- a CDS encoding VOC family protein, whose product MVRESDNSLEPPRAGCLHHVEINVSNLERSRQLWDWLLSELGYSRYQEWSGGVSWKLGSTYLVFVQTPPSHLEPPYHRSRTGLNHLAFYARSREHVDALTAALEARAINVLYRDRHPYAGGPDHYAVFFEDPDRIKVEVVAP is encoded by the coding sequence ATGGTACGCGAAAGCGACAACAGCCTCGAGCCTCCCCGTGCAGGATGCCTCCATCACGTCGAGATCAACGTCTCCAACCTCGAGCGCTCGCGGCAGCTCTGGGACTGGCTGCTCTCCGAGCTCGGGTACAGCCGGTACCAGGAATGGAGCGGTGGCGTGAGCTGGAAGCTCGGCTCGACGTATCTCGTCTTCGTTCAAACGCCCCCGAGTCACCTCGAGCCGCCCTACCATCGGTCTCGCACCGGCCTGAATCATCTCGCGTTTTACGCGCGCTCGCGCGAGCACGTCGATGCTTTGACCGCCGCGCTCGAGGCCCGCGCAATCAACGTGCTCTACCGCGACCGGCATCCGTACGCCGGAGGCCCCGACCATTACGCCGTGTTTTTTGAAGATCCCGACCGAATCAAGGTCGAAGTCGTGGCTCCATGA
- a CDS encoding site-specific integrase — translation MNTRRAYAREWERWEAYAFEHGASALPASPLVVAAYMAHLDAEGLAPSSLDVAMAAIVDRHRDARVALPSNDPVVRDVLRGFEHDAVRNRPAGCSACCARSRGSYASSACVRVRT, via the coding sequence GTGAACACGCGTCGAGCGTACGCGCGCGAGTGGGAGCGCTGGGAAGCGTACGCGTTCGAGCATGGAGCAAGCGCGTTGCCGGCATCGCCGCTCGTGGTTGCGGCGTACATGGCGCATCTCGACGCGGAGGGACTCGCGCCGAGCTCGCTCGATGTGGCGATGGCGGCGATCGTCGATCGTCATCGAGATGCACGAGTTGCTTTGCCCTCAAACGATCCCGTGGTGCGTGACGTTTTGCGGGGATTCGAGCACGACGCGGTACGCAACCGTCCCGCGGGCTGCAGCGCATGCTGTGCACGCTCGCGCGGTTCATACGCGTCGAGCGCATGCGTGCGAGTGCGCACGTAG
- a CDS encoding tetratricopeptide repeat protein — protein MAFVDVGDFDGAEAAFQRMRALTDIYFDPDDSRRAEPREHLAELALQRRDFAHAVQYAEEALAIVVAEFGSDSELLCSSLDTAAEAHVAERNLERAKELSEWAIRVFRLHRDDDSDEPELLERCERRLATIEEQRGRRKG, from the coding sequence GTGGCGTTCGTAGATGTCGGCGATTTCGATGGTGCAGAAGCGGCGTTTCAACGCATGCGCGCGCTCACCGACATTTATTTCGATCCAGACGATTCACGGCGGGCCGAGCCACGCGAGCATCTTGCCGAGTTGGCCTTGCAACGCCGAGACTTCGCACACGCAGTGCAGTACGCCGAAGAAGCGCTTGCGATTGTCGTGGCGGAGTTTGGCTCGGACAGCGAGCTCCTCTGTTCGTCGCTCGACACGGCCGCCGAGGCGCATGTGGCGGAACGCAACCTCGAGCGCGCAAAGGAATTGTCGGAATGGGCGATCCGTGTTTTTCGTTTGCACCGCGACGATGACAGTGACGAACCGGAGCTGCTGGAGCGGTGCGAGCGTCGACTGGCGACGATCGAGGAGCAGCGAGGGCGCCGAAAGGGCTAG